From the genome of Papaver somniferum cultivar HN1 chromosome 2, ASM357369v1, whole genome shotgun sequence, one region includes:
- the LOC113346642 gene encoding BRI1 kinase inhibitor 1-like gives MNNNQQKKKNYEGGGGGEKEMLHELQSTKKGQQSPPSSTTSPSHEFSFTISLHSSSNEKSITKSKTPTATLSPPHNSFAIDLSPADDIFFHGHLLPLHLLSHLPISPRSSTNSLDSFTLPIKELQDDSNKKPTTTTNTTITTNNSNTYNNIYNNTREINGRIKAKSFSFLKFPRRAKGSEFEEREKEMEKKKKKKKKTGGFNMIQIIRRYAKMVGPLLFYKNGSGKTPTTTAAGAGHFDFEREPYSSFSGNLSLRGSDSNKKKRESRGRRGEFSAPASMWTSPTNSGLLLTTPLGVHSSSSESSMEELQSAIQAAIAHCKNSSTPVKEGENKLQS, from the coding sequence ATGAACAACaatcaacaaaagaagaaaaattatgaaggtggtggtggtggagaaaaaGAGATGTTACATGAACTACAATCAACAAAGAAAGGGCAGCAATCACCACCTTCATCAACTACATCTCCTTCTCATGAATTTTCATTCACAATATCTCTTCATTCATCATCAAATGAAAAATCTATTACCAAATCCAAAACCCCTACGGCTACACTGTCACCACCACATAATTCATTTGCAATAGACTTATCTCCAGCTGATGATATATTCTTTCATGGACATCTATTACCTCTTCATCTCCTGTCTCATTTACCTATCTCTCCTCGCTCTTCCACCAATTCATTGGATAGTTTCACTCTTCCTATCAAAGAATTACAAGATGATAGCAATAAaaaacccaccaccaccaccaacaccaccatcacTACCAACAACAGCAATACTTACAACAACATTTATAACAATACAAGAGAGATCAATGGAAGAATCAAAGCAAAATCCTTCTCTTTTTTGAAGTTTCCAAGACGGGCAAAAGGCAGTGAATTtgaagaaagagagaaagaaatggagaaaaagaagaagaagaagaagaagacgggtGGTTTCAATATGATTCAGATTATAAGGAGGTACGCTAAAATGGTCGGACCACTTCTGTTTTACAAAAATGGCAGTGGGAAGACGCCTACTACTACTGCTGCAGGTGCGGGGCACTTTGATTTTGAGAGAGAACCTTATTCATCGTTTTCAGGTAATTTAAGTTTAAGAGGAAGTGATAGTaataagaagaagagagaatcaagaggaagaagaggagaattTTCTGCGCCGGCATCCATGTGGACGTCTCCGACTAATAGTGGTCTTCTACTTACAACTCCGTTAGGTGTTCATTCTTCTTCAAGTGAAAGTAGTATGGAAGAACTGCAAAGTGCGATTCAAGCTGCCATTGCACATTGTAAGAACTCATCCACTCCGGTCAAGGAGGGGGAGAATAAACTTCAATCCTAA